The Rosa chinensis cultivar Old Blush chromosome 7, RchiOBHm-V2, whole genome shotgun sequence DNA segment ttctataatccaaaatcaatcaagcaatctcacataagcaacatatcaaTCAACGTAtgaaaatcacaattttatttcaaaacatataaatgggctttaaacttttcccttaacgtttatgtcaactagaaatcaagttcatacgaaatcaaaacaaagaaaaccaaaaaggttacaaggaataagatagaattacactatgaaggatgaatggtggaaagcttgagacgttggtcttggatcttgaaagcaaggctccaaagcttcacgacacaaggtggatgatggcggctaggaggctttatggcttcttcttctcttcttctctttgcttgaagatgcagagacttgaaactagaggatggagagaaagcttgacgttatggagagaattttctgaatgaagaggtgtgtcTTGTGGTGTAGCATAGGGGGGTTCATATAGGGGAAGgtaaggcttcatgaatttaatttctaaggacttttctggttgcaccacacagctccaactaatgaattaatgccacgtcagctctgccatgtcactcaaccaatcaaaaagctccaaaataaatccataatctttccaaatatattattgctgattttcccaagatttaatctgattttattcaccatttttggccaaatatctaggcatgaacctagacaatgtatctggactcattttggaccttttctcccttaaatctctccatggctttatccttaatgtcctccccttgattttctcttgattttcacattaaaattgcagattttattctctaatttcagccaacatatcttgagggaattgatgaacgaatctggacttgttttgaatctttcttccttaaaattctcccttgatattctcctcgtaatctccttgatttttcatgcaaaaatcagatttaatctcccaaaatatctcccatgtcatcatgtggtctcctaatgccttcaggtttcctagcctcatcaggattcctgcgttgactgagattcctagtcggaccaggaaaactccatttcttcatttcagctcatttcaactccatttattccaaggtacctagaaaatagaaacttttattaaaattactaaaaatagaaactttctaaagatggaaactttcctaaacaagaaggatttattttaggaaataactaagtaaatatgaggaaataacaattaaaacgtcgcattaaaatgctcgtATCAGTCAGTTGGTAAGAACACTGAGAGGTTGCCACCGTGGAAGAGTAGGAGCACTAGCATGGAATAGTCACATTCTTACAACTGGGGGAAGGGATGGTTGTATTGTAAACAATGATGTAAGGGTGAAATCTCACATCGTGGAAAACTACAGGGGTCACCGGCAGGAGGTGTGTGGATTGAAGTGGTCATACTCAGGGCAGAATTTAGCTAGTGGAGGGAATGATAGTCGGGTATTCATATGGGACAGGTCTGCGGCAACCTCTGCAAGGCAGTCACAGTGGCTTCACAAGCTTGATGGCCATAGTGGAGCAGTCAAGGCCCTTGCTTGGTGCCCATTTCAAGGGAATTTGCTAGCCTCTGGTGGAGGTGAGGATGACCGGTGCATTAAGTTTTGGAATGCACACACAGGCTCGTGCTTGAATTCAATCGACACAGGCTCACATGTGACTGCTCTTCTGTGGAATCACCATGACCGGGAACTGTTGAGTTCTCACGGTTTTACCAAAAACCAGCTAATATTGTGGGACTACCCCTCAATGGTGAGGAGGACAGAAATCATTGGGCATACATCGAGGATTCTATTCATGACTCAGAGCCCGGATGGATGCACTGTGGCTTCTACAGCTGGTGGGGATGATGAGTCTATGATGTTATGGAATGTGTTTATGGAAGTCCCTAAGCCTGTGCGAAAAGAAGATCATCTGCCATTTGCTCACTCATTCTACCACGTTCGTTGAAGATTAAGAATTATGACTATGGCATAGGAATTATTGAGTAAATATCAATAAACAAAGTTCTGGGTCTCATAATATGAAACCAAACCAACAAGCTCAAGCACCACATAGAAACTCAATCCAATTCAAAACCAGATTGAGTTTCAGCTAAGTTTGAGCccaaaaaatggaagtaaaagcCAGAGCAGTTGGAAAGATCATACTGTTTGGTGAACATGCTGTGGTTCATGGATCTACTGCCGTCTCTGCCTCCATTGACCTGTGTACCTATGCCACTCTTTGCTTGCCCGCTCATTCTGGtatgttctctctcttttttgcgtcattctttgtttttgttatatGATCGTTTTGATCCAGATTTTGTGcactttggtttggtttggatttgggtttcGGTTGAAACGTTATTTGGATGATACCCTTTGATTTCTGTTcatgggttttgctaaagctttGTGATTGTGTTTGTTAACTCAAAAAGTTTCAGTCTTGTGTGTGATCTGAGGTTGGATGATGTATGTGTATTGTTTGAAAGTATGAGGTAAAGAACACACTTTTGATTTGTGAATGAATGCATTTGTTATTGCTAAGTTGAATTTGAAGGGTTTAAGTGATATTAGAAGTCTGATCATTTTCATGGATAGGTTTTCAAGATTGAGATGACATGTAACATTCTTGCTGAAGTTTTTGAGTTCTGTTTGTGGTTCTGATGTTATTTGGATTACAcccttttgaattttatttacgaTGATTTGAAGAAACTTTTGTTCTTGGTGGGTTCATTGGCTTTGTTAAGCTTTGTGACAACTGTGCCATGTCAAACACAAAGTTTGCGGCTTTTTGTGAGATTGGCTATTGGTATTGTTGGGAATCATGAAGTGAAGAAAGCCCCTTTGAGATTCTGTGAAAACCAATTCTGTGGATTGTAGTTTAATTTGCAGGGTTTAAGTGATATTAGAAATGGTGACAAATTTTCTGGGATATAGGTTCTCAGAGTGAAATATATAACATTAACATCCTGCTGATTGAACTTTTGTACTGAAGTTTTCTGCTTTTATTCATAGATAATAATGGTTTACTTAGACTGGAGCCCAAGGATATTGGATTAGAGTTTCTGTGGCCAGTTGGTAGGATTAAGGAAACGGAGTTTTCTGCTTTTATTCATAGATAATAATGGTTTACTTAGACTGGAGCTCAAGGATATTGGATTAGAGTTTCTGTGGCCAGTTGGTAGGATTAAGGAAGCACTATCCGGAATAGATGTTCCCAACCCATCAACACCTACCTCATGTCCAGCAGAGGTGAACAAATCACTTGCTATTTTAGTTGAAGAACTAAACATTCTAGAGGCAAAGATCGGAATAGCTGCTGGAGTCTGGGCTTTTCTTTGGCTATGTTCATCTATCCAAGGGTATGGGACTGTGGTTTGCTTCTACAGCTGTCTACATTGAATTCTCAGCCATTTGTTCATATTTCTTAATTTCTGATTCTCCTCTCTTTATGTGTCATATTTAAGCCTGCAACAGTTATTATCAGTTCGGAACTTCCTTTGGGTTCAGGTCTTGGTTTATCTGCCGCACTTTGTGTTGCATTCTCTGGTGCTCTTCTTGCTTACTCAGATTATGCGAGTCTAGATTTCAGCCACCAGGGGTGGTTAGATTTTGGCGGAAGCGAACTTGACTTGCTGAATAAATGGGCATTTGAAGGTGAAAAAATCATCCATGGAAAGCCATCTGGAATTGACAACACAGCACATATGGTAATTATTATGTGACCCGTCCCTGACAAATCTACCTTCACAACATTgcatttcttcttgttttcctaATCTTCTTGTCTAGGATTCTTGAGTTATATGGTTCTTGGAATGATT contains these protein-coding regions:
- the LOC112180384 gene encoding mevalonate kinase-like, coding for MEVKARAVGKIILFGEHAVVHGSTAVSASIDLCTYATLCLPAHSDNNGLLRLELKDIGLEFLWPVGRIKEALSGIDVPNPSTPTSCPAEVNKSLAILVEELNILEAKIGIAAGVWAFLWLCSSIQGYGTVPATVIISSELPLGSGLGLSAALCVAFSGALLAYSDYASLDFSHQGWLDFGGSELDLLNKWAFEGEKIIHGKPSGIDNTAHMVIVCHSMLG